The Populus trichocarpa isolate Nisqually-1 chromosome 11, P.trichocarpa_v4.1, whole genome shotgun sequence genome has a segment encoding these proteins:
- the LOC7471890 gene encoding E3 ubiquitin-protein ligase DA2L isoform X2 encodes MGNKLGRRRQVVDEMYTRPQGLYAHKDVDHKKLRKLILESKLAPCFPGDEDSCYDHEECPICFLYYPSLNRSRCCMKCVCTECFLQMKNPNSTRPTQCPFCKTANYAVEYRGVKTKEEKGLEQIEEQRVIEAKIRMRQQELQDDKERTQKRSEVSSSSTSIAPGELECGPAAVPSDRAPVESEDIVSSQYSIRHPLHSGGNRDDEFDLDLEDIMLMEAIWLSIQENGRQKNPLCGDAAPSEQFIMEARYASPAKAPLAGSSSPSGGLACAIAALAERQQMGGESLVHNNDADDYSPAQSSSNVLPDCRMIVTTDDGDWGADRGSDAAEAGTSYASSETAEDAGGISALLPPPPPDEIGGSFQNVYGAIESFEEQMMLATAISLAEARAMTSEPQSAWQ; translated from the exons ATGGGGAATAAGCTGGGGAGGAGGAGACAAGTGGTGGATGAGATGTATACAAGACCACAAGGTCTATATGCTCATAAAGATGTGGATCATAAAAAGCTAAGAAAGCTCATTCTCGAATCCAAGCTTGCCCCTTGTTTTCCAGGGGACGAGGACAGCTGTTATGATCATGAGGAATGCCCCATCTGTTTCTTG TATTATCCGAGTCTCAACCGATCAAGATGTTGCATGAAGTGCGTCTGTACAG AGTGTTTTCTGCAGATGAAGAATCCTAATTCAACCCGACCTACTCA ATGTCCATTTTGCAAAACCGCAAATTATGCTGTGGAGTATCGGGGTGTGAAAACAAAAGAGGAAAAGGGTTTGGAGCAGATT GAAGAACAGCGTGTTATAGAAGCGAAAATTAGGATGCGACAGCAGGAGCTTCAGGATGACAAAGAGAGAACGCAGAAAAGATCAGAAGTGAGTTCCTCAAGCACTAGTATTGCTCCAGGGGAGCTTGAATGTGGGCCAGCAGCTG TTCCATCTGATAGGGCTCCAGTGGAAAGTGAGGACATTGTTTCGTCTCAATACTCAATCAGACATCCTCTGCACTCTGGAGGGAACAG GGATGATGAATTTGACCTGGATCTTGAGGATATTATGTTAATGGAAGCAATTTGGCTTTCCATTCAG GAAAATGGAAGACAGAAAAATCCGCTTTGTGGTGATGCTGCGCCATCTGAACAATTTATCATGGAAGCACGCTATGCTTCACCAGCAAAGGCACCACTGGCTGGATCATCATCCCCTTCTGGAGGTCTTGCATGTGCTATAGCTGCTCTTGCTGAGCGTCAGCAGATGGGTGGGGAATCACTTGTTCACAATAAT GATGCAGACGATTACTCTCCTGCGCAGAGCTCTAGCAATGTGCTGCCAGATTGCAGGATGATTGTGACAACGGATGATGGGGACTGGGGTGCGGATCGTGGATCAGACGCAGCTGAAGCTGGGACCAGTTATGCTAGTTCTGAGACAGCAGAAGATGCTGGTGGAATATCTGCCCTATTACCCCCACCACCGCCAGATGAAATTGGGGGGAGCTTTCAGAATGTCTATGGAGCCATTGAGAGTTTTGAAGAGCAGATGATGCTAGCCACGGCCATTTCTCTTGCTGAGGCCCGAGCTATGACAAGTGAACCCCAAAGCGCATGGCAATAG
- the LOC7471890 gene encoding E3 ubiquitin-protein ligase DA2L isoform X1: protein MGNKLGRRRQVVDEMYTRPQGLYAHKDVDHKKLRKLILESKLAPCFPGDEDSCYDHEECPICFLYYPSLNRSRCCMKCVCTECFLQMKNPNSTRPTQCPFCKTANYAVEYRGVKTKEEKGLEQIEEQRVIEAKIRMRQQELQDDKERTQKRSEVSSSSTSIAPGELECGPAAVPSDRAPVESEDIVSSQYSIRHPLHSGGNRDDEFDLDLEDIMLMEAIWLSIQENGRQKNPLCGDAAPSEQFIMEARYASPAKAPLAGSSSPSGGLACAIAALAERQQMGGESLVHNNVNMPSFNMLPSTSSFYNRHVQDADDYSPAQSSSNVLPDCRMIVTTDDGDWGADRGSDAAEAGTSYASSETAEDAGGISALLPPPPPDEIGGSFQNVYGAIESFEEQMMLATAISLAEARAMTSEPQSAWQ from the exons ATGGGGAATAAGCTGGGGAGGAGGAGACAAGTGGTGGATGAGATGTATACAAGACCACAAGGTCTATATGCTCATAAAGATGTGGATCATAAAAAGCTAAGAAAGCTCATTCTCGAATCCAAGCTTGCCCCTTGTTTTCCAGGGGACGAGGACAGCTGTTATGATCATGAGGAATGCCCCATCTGTTTCTTG TATTATCCGAGTCTCAACCGATCAAGATGTTGCATGAAGTGCGTCTGTACAG AGTGTTTTCTGCAGATGAAGAATCCTAATTCAACCCGACCTACTCA ATGTCCATTTTGCAAAACCGCAAATTATGCTGTGGAGTATCGGGGTGTGAAAACAAAAGAGGAAAAGGGTTTGGAGCAGATT GAAGAACAGCGTGTTATAGAAGCGAAAATTAGGATGCGACAGCAGGAGCTTCAGGATGACAAAGAGAGAACGCAGAAAAGATCAGAAGTGAGTTCCTCAAGCACTAGTATTGCTCCAGGGGAGCTTGAATGTGGGCCAGCAGCTG TTCCATCTGATAGGGCTCCAGTGGAAAGTGAGGACATTGTTTCGTCTCAATACTCAATCAGACATCCTCTGCACTCTGGAGGGAACAG GGATGATGAATTTGACCTGGATCTTGAGGATATTATGTTAATGGAAGCAATTTGGCTTTCCATTCAG GAAAATGGAAGACAGAAAAATCCGCTTTGTGGTGATGCTGCGCCATCTGAACAATTTATCATGGAAGCACGCTATGCTTCACCAGCAAAGGCACCACTGGCTGGATCATCATCCCCTTCTGGAGGTCTTGCATGTGCTATAGCTGCTCTTGCTGAGCGTCAGCAGATGGGTGGGGAATCACTTGTTCACAATAATGTAAATATGCCTTCATTCAACATGCTTCCAAGCACTAGTAGCTTTTATAACAGGCATGTGCAGGATGCAGACGATTACTCTCCTGCGCAGAGCTCTAGCAATGTGCTGCCAGATTGCAGGATGATTGTGACAACGGATGATGGGGACTGGGGTGCGGATCGTGGATCAGACGCAGCTGAAGCTGGGACCAGTTATGCTAGTTCTGAGACAGCAGAAGATGCTGGTGGAATATCTGCCCTATTACCCCCACCACCGCCAGATGAAATTGGGGGGAGCTTTCAGAATGTCTATGGAGCCATTGAGAGTTTTGAAGAGCAGATGATGCTAGCCACGGCCATTTCTCTTGCTGAGGCCCGAGCTATGACAAGTGAACCCCAAAGCGCATGGCAATAG